A window from Vigna angularis cultivar LongXiaoDou No.4 chromosome 7, ASM1680809v1, whole genome shotgun sequence encodes these proteins:
- the LOC108337398 gene encoding exocyst complex component EXO70B1: protein MLINIWRWLHQPKVWRFVCFASSIVGLICYALSSSFNHLLGNWTWWKLLLYIIFSFLISLSTLFGKTWEYSYSRCLEAHTAFSVLLITSVYSFFLDKDLKQKADAYSLLSCVAFAIMSLGLSRLSQLGFEVDLLYFFCGLLTVQLMKIKLWLVTVGGAFSYSLILLRSNLDLQPRSGYHGLQNQDHVVVDIGSHSQPQGISNSVTQVDSTRTIMASSQPHPVIDMVWPSRGTRHSASVLISPQEGGSGGGPPGNIYGTEECFMGYIEALKKENRRVIRAISMHVDKYLKASVLSKKQISVPELHGDDNMVVDSLSSGMIGKLRESVQKMVSDGFVKECLHVYSDWRREFLKESLWELGLQDQELNREDINKSEKIERLIKAMKITARILFPNEKRLFIRVFSGSIRNGEFHFRELCTELVTGLLNSSLALATWSHFMRNTLQELIQDFLSFTSGRNIVVPLIRRRLCIYEALEDVSLIPGGGIHPITHAVMYYIYSINRNREISKLSQDLKEGKIPSSVHMARVRILLESKSKYGNKLTLMYYIKSLNQSRESKFGQGLEDEMLSPVYLNRMTELLESCLVANSKNFKNPSLGHVFIMNNRRFIEVETKLHGLGPFFGDDWLHKNTTKIQENRELYLRSSWNKIVDLLKVDINQLETSVVAEVMKDNLYWFNELFDEACNIQSAWSVSDEELREQIIESIENMLLPAYGSFLGTFEEFTGKHAYKYIKYGMFEVQDRLSKLFLLRE, encoded by the coding sequence ATGCTCATCAACATTTGGAGGTGGCTACATCAGCCAAAGGTATGGAGATTTGTGTGTTTTGCTTCATCTATCGTTGGCCTTATCTGTTATGCTTTGAGCTCCTCTTTCAATCATTTACTTGGAAATTGGACCTGGTGGAAGTTACTTCTTTacattattttcagttttttaattTCCCTTTCCACCTTGTTTGGAAAGACATGGGAATACTCCTACTCTCGCTGTTTGGAAGCTCACACAGCATTTTCTGTTTTGCTTATCACTTCTGTATACTCCTTTTTCCTTGATAAAGATCTGAAACAGAAAGCAGATGCCTATAGTCTGCTTTCTTGTGTTGCTTTTGCTATCATGTCTCTAGGCTTGTCTAGGCTCAGTCAGTTAGGATTTGAAGTTGATCTCCTGTATTTTTTCTGTGGACTTCTGACGGTACAActcatgaaaataaaactttggcTAGTCACTGTTGGGGGAGCTTTCAGTTATTCCCTCATCCTTCTTCGTTCCAATTTGGATCTTCAACCAAGAAGTGGGTATCATGGACTTCAAAACCAAGATCATGTAGTAGTTGACATTGGTTCTCATTCACAACCACAAGGAATCAGTAATAGTGTTACTCAAGTGGATTCAACCCGAACCATTATGGCTAGTTCACAACCTCATCCTGTCATTGATATGGTCTGGCCTTCAAGAGGAACAAGGCATAGTGCTTCTGTATTAATTTCACCTCAAGAGGGTGGTTCTGGTGGTGGCCCTCCCGGAAACATTTATGGTACCGAGGAATGCTTCATGGGTTATATAGAGGCTCTTAAGAAGGAGAATAGGAGAGTTATCAGAGCAATTTCCATGCATGTAGACAAATACCTTAAAGCCAGTGTTCTTAGTAAGAAGCAGATTTCAGTGCCAGAATTGCATGGCGACGACAACATGGTGGTGGATTCATTGTCGTCAGGAATGATCGGCAAGCTTCGTGAAAGTGTACAGAAGATGGTGTCAGACGGATTTGTGAAGGAATGCTTGCACGTGTACAGTGATTGGCGGAGGGAGTTTTTGAAAGAGAGTCTCTGGGAATTAGGGTTGCAAGATCAAGAGCTCAACAGGGAGGACATTAACAAGTCGGAGAAGATTGAGAGGTTGATAAAAGCTATGAAAATAACTGCGAGGATACTCTTTCCCAATGAAAAAAGACTCTTTATTCGTGTCTTTAGCGGTTCCATTCGCAATGGGGAGTTTCATTTCAGGGAACTTTGCACGGAATTGGTTACTGGTCTGCTGAACTCATCCCTTGCCTTGGCAACTTGGAGCCATTTCATGCGCAATACATTGCAGGAGTTGATACAAGACTTTTTATCATTTACATCAGGCAGAAATATTGTCGTGCCCCTGATAAGACGGAGATTGTGCATTTATGAGGCTTTGGAAGATGTATCACTCATTCCCGGTGGCGGAATTCATCCTATTACCCACGCAGTGATGTACTATATTTATTCTATCAACAGAAATAGGGAAATTAGTAAACTTAGCCAAGATTTGAAAGAGGGAAAGATTCCATCATCTGTGCACATGGCTAGAGTGAGAATTCTGTTAGAGAGTAAGTCCAAATATGGTAATAAGCTTACACTGATGTACTACATTAAATCTCTAAATCAAAGTAGGGAGAGTAAATTTGGACAAGGTTTAGAAGATGAAATGCTTTCACCTGTTTACCTGAACAGGATGACAGAGCTTTTAGAGAGCTGTTTGGTAGCCAActcaaaaaatttcaaaaacccTTCTTTGGGTCATGTTTTCATCATGAATAATCGGAGATTCATAGAAGTAGAGACAAAACTACATGGACTGGGACCTTTTTTTGGAGATGACTGGCTCCACAAAAACACAACAAAGATCCAAGAAAACCGTGAGCTCTATCTAAGAAGCTCATGGAATAAGATTGTGGACCTTTTGAAGGTAGACATCAATCAACTAGAGACTAGTGTTGTAGCCGAGGTGATGAAAGACAACCTTTATTGGTTCAACGAACTCTTTGATGAGGCATGCAACATTCAGTCTGCATGGTCTGTCAGTGATGAGGAGCTAAGGGAACAAATAATAGAATCCATAGAAAACATGCTGTTGCCAGCATATGGAAGTTTCCTTGGTACATTTGAGGAATTTACTGGGAAGCATGCTTATAAATACATTAAGTACGGAATGTTTGAGGTTCAAGATCGACTCAgcaaattgtttcttttaagGGAGTAG